A window of Massilia sp. NR 4-1 genomic DNA:
ACAGCGGCCTGGAAGTGGCGCGCTGGATGCGCGAAGAGCTGGACAACCAGTTCACCCGCATCGTGCTGCGCACCGGCCAGCCGGGCCAGGCGCCGGAAGAGCGCGTGATCGTCAATTACGACATCAACGATTACAAGGAAAAGACCGAGCTCGACCGCACCAAGCTGTTCACCACCACCTTTGCCGCGCTGCGCGCTTACCGCGACATCATGAAGGTCGAGGAAGCGCGCCGCCAGCAGCTCAATTACCGCGAAGGCCTGGAACGCGTGATCGCCGCCTCGGCCCATATCTTCCAGCAGCGCAATCTGAAGGACTTCGCCAGCGGCCTACTGCAGCAGGTGGTGGCTCTCTTGCGCCTGGAAAAAAGCATGCTGCTGCGCCTGCGCGCGGCCACCGCCATCACGGGCGAGCAGGACTATGAAATCCTGGCCCAGATCGGCGCCGACGCGGAACCGCTGCTCACGCCCGAGCTGCTGGCCCAGCTCAATGTGGCCGAGCGCAACCGCATCTCGCGCATCCTCGGCGACACCTATGTCGGCTACTTCCCGAATACCAGCGGCAAGGCCTCGCTGCTGGTGCTGAAAGGCGTGGACGAGATTTCCGAGATCGACGCCAAGCTGCTCGAAGTGTTCTGCTCGGGCGTGGCGATCGCCTTCGACAATATCCTGCTCAACCAGGAAATCACCGACACCCAGGCCGAGCTGATCCTGCGCCTGGGCGATGTGGTCGAATCGCGCTCGAACGAAGCGGGCAACCACGTGCGGCGCATGGCCGAGATCTGCCAGATGCTGGGCCAGGCCGGCGGCCTGCCCGACGACGAAACCGCGGTGCTCACGCACGCCGCGCCGATGCACGATATCGGCAAGATCGCCACGCCCGACGCCGTGCTGCTCAAGCCCGGCAAGCTCGATGCGGCCGAATGGGAAATCATGAAGCAGCACCCGGCGGTCGGCCTGTCGATCCTGGACGGCTCGCAGCGGCCCATTCTCAAGGCCGCCGCCGTGATCGCCCACCAGCACCACGAAAAATACGACGGCAGCGGCTATCCGCAAGGGCTGAAAGGCGAAAACATCCACCTCTACGCCCGCATCGTCGCCGTCGCCGACGTCTTCGACGCCCTGATGCACAAGCGCTGCTACAAGGACGCCTGGCCGGTCGAACAAGTCATCGGCCATCTGCGCGAAGTCGCCGGCCACCACCTCGACCCCAAATACGTCGAGCTGCTGATCCAGAACATGGACCGCGCCCTCGCCATCAACGAACGCTTCCCCGACTAAGGCCGCGCCCAGGCCAAATCAAGCGGGCTTTTTGCGCTGGTCGCGGGGGAAACGGAGGTGGTAGTGCAGGCCCATGCCGGGGGCGCTGACGACCTTGATCGTGCCGCCCAGGGGCCCCGTCACCAGGTTGTACAGGATGTGGGCGCCGAGACCGCTGCCGCCGCTGCCGCGCTTGGTGGTGAAGAAGGGGTCGAACAGTTGACCGAGCAGCGAGCTGTCCATGCCGATGCCGTCGTCGCTGTAGTCGAACTGGATGTGCTCGCCATCGCTCCTGCCGCTGATCTTGATGCTGCCGCTCTGGCCTTCTTCGAAGCCGTGCACCAGGGAATTCATCACCATATTGGTGACGATCTGGGAAATGGCGCCGGGGAAACTGTCGAGCTGGATATCGCCGGGGCAATCGACCTCCACCTTGATCGGCTTGCCTTTCAGCTTGGGCTGCAGCGAGAGCAGCACTTCGTCCAGGTATTTGCGCAGATGGAAGTTGCGGATATTGTCCGAGCTCTGGTCCACCGCCACTTGCTTGAAGCTGCGCACCAGGGCGGCGGCGCGCTGGGTGTTGGTGGTCATGATGCGCAGCGACTGGTCGATGGTGTCGAAGAAGGCGTTCAGGCCGTCTTCGTCGAGCTGGCCGGCGGCCAGGTCTTCCTTGGTCAGCTTGAGTTCCTGCACCAGATGGCTGGTGGCGGTGACGCAGATGCCGAGCGGGGTGTTGATTTCGTGGGCGACGCCGGCCACCAGGCGGCCCAGCGAAGCGAGTTTCTCCTGGCGTACCAGCTCGCTTTGCGCTTCCTGCAACTGGGTCAGGGCCGTGTTCAGCGCGGCGTTCTGTTCTTCCAGCGTGTCCTTGGCGCGGCGGATGGCGCGGTCGGCCTGCATGCGCGCAATCGCCACCGCCACGTGGCTGGCCATGAAGGCCAGGATGTCGAGGTCGGCCTGGCTGTAGAGCACCGAGGCGTCATAGCTTTGCACGATGATCACGCCATAGGCGCGGTCGCCGAGCAGCATGGGCGCCCCCATCCAGCTGCGGATGTCTTCGTTGCCGAGCGGTTCGTCGATCTCGCCGGCGGCGCGCAGGACGGCATAGGCCGGGCCGTCCAGCAGCTGGGCCTGCTTGCGCTGGAGGATGTAGGAACTCATGCCGATGCCGTAGTGGAAGCGCTTGACGGGCGCTTCCGCATCTTTTTCATCGACGAAATACGGGATGCTGATTTCCGCGCTGTCCGGATGGTAGAGCGCGATCAGGAAATTGCGCGCCGTCACCAGTTCGCTGATGATTTCATGCAGGCGGCGGTACAGCACGCCCGCGTCGGACGCCGAGGCCGACAGGCTGGCAATCTCGTACAGGGCACGCTGCAGATTCTCGGCGCGGCGCCGCTCGGCCACCTCATGCTCCAGGCGCAGCGTGCGCTCGCGCACGGCGCGCTCCAGCCGGTCCATGCTTTGCAAGCCTTGCAGGGCGCTCGACACATAGTTGGCGATCAGCGCGAACAGGGCCTGGTCTTCTTCGCTATAGGTATGCGCCGCGTCATAGCTTTGGATGACGATGGCGCCCAGGATCTGGTGGTTCTGGTCGAGCAGCGGACAACCCATCCAGTGCTCGGCCACCGTGCCCTGGCCGAAGGCGCCGCCGCTTTCGCGCGAAATATGTTCCTCGGCCGTCATCACCAGCGGCTGGCGGTTCAGGATCACCCAGGCCGTCGGCGATTGCTCGGGCGAGGCCAGTTTGACCAGCTGGCCGGGATCGGGCGCATCGTCTAGCACGTCGACGAAGTAGACGAAGCGCACGCTGTTGTCTTCGCCGTCGCGATCGTTCAGCGCCACATAGAAATTGGCCGCGTACATGATGCGCCCCAGCGCCGCGTGCACGGCTTGCAGGAAGAGCGCGATATCGGTGCAGCTGACCGACTGCTGGCCGATTTCGAGCAGCATGGACTGGACGGCTTCAAGACGGCGCAAACGGCTTTCCATATTTCCCCTGGACGATAAATAATTCACAACGGAAATATTATCAGGGCGCCGCCGCCGGGGCCAGCGGATTCCCGCGCCGGCCGCCGAAAGCCGCTCCGGATGCGGCAAAGCCGCAACCTTGGGTCGCTCAGTGGGGACGGCGGAAGCCGTTCTCGATCCAGGCCGCGGCGCTCGACGCGCTGAGCTTGAAATTGGGCGCCACGCGCACCTGGGCCAGTTGCTCGCCATAGGCGTCGACAGCGCTCAGCAAGGCATACGGGTCGTCCTCGTCCGGCACAATGTCGAGCTTGACGGTCAGGCTGCCCTGCTCCGTCTCCACGCGCAGGGATTTATGCAGCTGGGCATGCAGCTGCTGCTCGTGGCGGCGGATCACCTCGCTGGCCGTCTTGACCAGGGTGTGGAAGGCGTTGATGTCGAGCGGCTTGGGATTTTTCTTGTCGCGCCCCATGGTCCAGGGGCCGACCAGGGCCGGTTCCGGTTCGCCATCCTTGATCATTGCCACCGCCCAACCATCGTCGTCCTCGTTCTTGATGACGCGCGCCGTCCAGCCATTGCCCTGCCAGAGGCGGTCTTCCTGGATCAGGACATCGTCTTCTTGCTGTTCGGAAAAATCATTCATGCTGGACTCGCGGCGGGAAAAAGGCCGCCATGATACCAGCCCGCCCAAAACAAAGCCCGCCGAAGCGGGCTGTATTCAGTGGAAATAGATCGCCGGCTGGCCCGGCGGCCGCACCGGTGGCCCGGGCGGCGTGATGCGCGGGTCGATGGCCGGTTCCGGCGTCTGGTACTTGTACGGAGTGATAATAATGGGCGGAATCGTCGGCGGCGCGGACGGCGGCCCCTTGGGCCCGCCGGAACAATCAAGTGCGCTACGCTGGCGCTCTGCTCTGCCGATTCCCGAGGATAACGATTGATCCTCGTCAAATGCTAGCCATGCCATATTACCCTCCATGCGCAAGATAGGTATTCAGTATAGGCAAGCTTGAAGCAAGTTCAAGGCTGGGATTTCCTCCATTCATCGGTTTCACCGCCCATTCGGCCCGCCAAATCCACCGTCCATCGCAAGCCCATCGTCGGCCGGTTCCGCGCGCAGTACAGTACAACCATGCCAAACGGCATCAGAACAATCAACCATACGGGGTTTGCCATGAAAAGACTGCTCGCCTGCGCTGTTATCGTGCTTCTCGCTATCGCCGCCATGCACACGCTGGATGTGGGCGATTGGACCGTGAGTTTCGGCGGCGACGAATACGAGGGGCCGCTGGCCGCCCTCTTCAGCCTGATCTTCGGCGCCGGCGGCCTGGTGATCGCGGCCGTCGCCATCGTCTGCGCAGCGCTCTTCGTCGGCCTGCTGTTCGCCGGTCTGGGCGTGCTGATGGTGGCGGGCCTGGCCTTGCTGGCCGTGGTGCTGGTGGCGGCCATCTCGCCCTTCCTGCTGCCGCTGCTGATCCTGTTCGGCCTGTGGTATATGGTGTCGCGCCGCCGCGAACGCCGCCAGGCCGATCTCAAGGAACACACCATCTGATCCAGTTTCACGCGGAAGCGGCCGGAGGAGGCTCCGGCCGGTCCGCCTCCTTTGCCGCCGCGCCTCCCGTCTCTCCTCCCGCGTCCGCGCCAGCTTCCGCCGCCACGCTGTCCCGTCCCGCCACTTCCACCCGGTTGCGTCCACCGCGCTTGGCACGGTACAAGGCTTTGTCGGCGCGGATCAGGGCCGCATCGCCGCTGGCGTCGAGCGCATCCATGGCAGCGATGCCGACGCTGACCGTCACCGTGAATTCCTGTTCCCCCAGCAACAAGGGCGTGCTGGCGATGCGCTGGCGCAGCCGCTCGGCATAGGAGGCGGCGGCGGCCAGGTCGGCCCCCGGCAGCAACACGGCGAATTCCTCGCCGCCGACGCGGCCCAGCATATCGATCTTGCGCTGGCTATCGCGCATCTGCGTGGCCAGATGGCGCAGCACGGCGTCGCCGGCGGCGTGGCCATGTTCGTCGTTGATGCGCTTGAAGTGGTCCAGGTCGAGCATCACCACGGCTGTGCGCTCGCCCACATCGCGCTGCAAGCGCGCCTGCTCGTCGTCGAGGCGGGCCATGAATTCGCGCCGGTTGGGCAGGCCCGTCAGGAAATCGGTGGTGGCCAGCAGCAGCAGTTCGTCGTTCAGGCGCTTGCGCTCGGTGATGTCGACGGTGGAGACAATGACGAAGTCCAGGCTGTGGGCATGGCCGGGCATGACCAGCAAGGTCAGCTCGTTCTGCCGCCCCACCCCGTCCAGGCGGCGGAAGCTGCTTTCGCAGGCGAACAGGTGGGCCCCCTGGGCCAGGGCCGTGAGCGCACGCGCAAAGGCCGGCAAGGCGCTGTGGTCGAAGTTCTGCGCCAGGCTCAGGGCCGACAAATCCTTGTGGCCGGGCAGCGCGCCGACCTGCTGCAGGGCGGCGGCGTTGACGTCGGTGATGCGCACCAGGCTGGCCAGGTGCCTGAGCTGGCTGGGATTGTTGTGCAGATAGGCGGGGATGTCTTCCACGCCCGACATTTCCAGCTCCACCAGGCGGGCGCGCACGTCCGACCAGTCCTGCTCCCACAGCGCCACCGGCGCATTGTCGTACAGGCTGCGGAAGCGCGCCTCTTCCACGCGCAGCGCCTGCGCCGCCTGGGCCTGTTCGATGGCGATGCCGGCCAGGTGGGCGGCCTGTTCGATCAGCGTGATATTGGCCGCACTGGGCCGCTGCGGCAGGCGGCTGTAGATGGCGAAGGCGCCCAGCACCGCGCCCGAGGAGCTGCGGATGGGATCGGACCAGCAGGCGCCCAGCCCGGCGCGCCGCGCCAGGTCGCGGTGGCGCAGCCACAGCGGGTCGGTCTGGATATTCTCGACGATCACGCGGCAGTTGGTCGCCACCGCCTGGCCGCAGGAACCGTTGCCCAGCATCACAGGCTGGCCGTGCACGGCGGCATTGAAGAAAGCCGGCAGGCTGGGCGCCGCGCCCAACAGCAGACGGCGGCCTTCGGCATCGAGCAGCAGAATGCTGCACAGCATGGCAGGATTATCGGCCTCAATGCCCAGCACCACGCTTTCCAGGATGGTCGAGAGCGGCGCACCGGTGGCCAGCAGTTCCAGCACCTGGCGCCGGGTCTGTTCGCGCTGGTCGATCTGGGTGCGCTCGGTGATGTCGCGGAAAGACCACAGCCGTGCCTGGCCGCTGCCCAGGCGCAGCGTGCGCGTGAACTGCTCGATCACGCGGCCATCCTTCAGGTGCAGCAGCGCTTGCCGCTCTTCGCTGTCGCGGTGCGGCTGCTTGCCCGCTTCCAGGAACGGTTCGGCCTGGTCCAGCTGGCCCGCCACATGGGCCATCAGGATCGGGCCATCGTTCTGCCAATCCATCTGCTCGGGCACATTCCACAGCTGGCGGAAACGCCGGTTCACATTCAGCACCGTGCCGCGGCAATCGTCGACCAGGATGCCGTCGATGGTGGAATCGAGAATGCTGCGCAGCATGGCCTGGCTGCGCTGGGCGCTGTCGGCCAGGGCCTGCATGCTGGCCTGGCCTTCCTGCAGCTCGGCCGCCAGCTCGCGGCTGTGGTGCAGGGCCAGGCCGGCGCGCGCGCGGCTTTGCGCCAGCAGCCAGGCCAGCAGGGCCATCAGCACGCTGAGCATCAGGCCGGCAATACCGATCAGCTGGGTCTTTTCATCGCGCAGACTATAGCTCTCCGGCAGCGCGGCGATGCGCACCGTCCAGCGGTGGCTGGCCACGCTGATCTGCTGCGTGGTCTGGCGCGCCGTGGCAGCCGGTTCGCCGGCCGCGCTGTCATACATGCGCTGCGCCGGATCGACGCTATTGCCATCGTAGATTTCCACATCGAGACTGGCGCCGCGTTCGCCGCCGATGCCGGCCATCAGGTCGCCCATGCGGAACGGCGCATACACCCAGCCCTCGATGGCGGCGCGGCGCTGCGCCAGGGTCTGCTGCGGCATGCCCTTGCGGTAGACCGGCAGCAGCACCAGGAAGCCGGCCTGGGCCGGTTCCTGTTTTTCCTGCACCAGGCGCAGCCTGCCGGTCATGGCCGGCAGGCCGGAATCGCGCGCCTGTTCCAGCGCCATGCGCCGCATCGGCTCCGACATCGGATCGAAGCCGAAGGCGCGCAGATTGCTGCCACTGAACGGTTCCAGGTACAGCACCGGCGCGTACTGCGGGCGGATGCCGGCCGGCGTGATCGCATACTCGGGAAAGCCTTCGGCCCGCACGGCGGCGATATGCGCCTCGCGTTCACTGCCCGGCACCCAGCGCATGAAGCCCACGCCCTGCACGCCGGGGAAATGCTGGTTCAGCTCCTGGCCCGCCAGATAGATGCGGAATGCCTCGCGGTCCACGCTGCCGGAACTGGCGAACAAGCCCTGCACCCCATACAGCACCTGCACATAGGTCTGCATGCGCTGGGCCATGCTGTTGATCAGTTCGCGGACGCGGTGGTTGAAATCGGTTTCCGCCTCACGCTCGGCGTCGGCGCGCGCGCCCAGCCAGAGCGCGCAGGTGGTTGCGGAGCAGACCGCCAGCACCAGGGCCGCCAACACGCCCGGCCGCAGCAAGCCATGCAGCAGGCGGTCGCGCAGCGAGGGGTGGGCGGGCTTGTCCATAGTCGTCCTGCCAGCAGAGGGTGGCATTCATAGTACGTTACAGCCCCCTGCCCCGCAATGAATATTATGTGCTGTGGGAAATACCCCATGCCCTATGAGCAAAGTCAATGGAAACTGGCAAAGCGATTGCCAGTCTCTTCCGTCTTGCTTGCTACCTCAGGCCGGCTTGCTGGCGGCGGCGGCCGCGAACTGGCGGTAGCCGCGCGCGCGCAACTCGCAGGCCGGGCAGGTGCCGCAGCCATAGCCCCAGTCGTGCAAGGCGCCGCGTTCGCCCTTGTAGCAGGTGTGGGTGGAGGCGCGGATCATGTCGACCAGGCCGGTGCCGCCGAGCGACTGGGCCAGTTCCCAGGTCTGTGACTTGTCCAGCCACATCAGCGGGGTTTCCAGCTTGAGGCGGGTGTCCATGCCCAGGTTGAGCGCCACTTGCAGCGCCTTCATGGTGTCGTCGCGGCAGTCGGGGTAGCCGGAGAAATCGGTCTCGCACATGCCGCCCACCAGCACCGTCAGGCCGCGCCGGTAAGCCAGGGTGGCGGCCACGGTCATGAACAACAGGTTGCGGCCGGGAACGAAGGTGTTCGGCAGGCCGTTTTCCTGCATGACGATCTCGATGTCCTCGGTCATGGCCGTCTGCGACAGGGCCGAGATCAGGGACAGGTCGATCATATGGTCTTCGCCCAGGCGCTGCGCCCATTGCGGCTTGTGGGCGCGCATCTGCTCCAGCAGGGAGGGACGCACCGTCAGTTCGATGGCGTGGCGCTGGCCGTAGTCGAAGCCGATGGTCTCCACGCGCTGGTAGCGTTCCAGCGCCCAGGCCAGACAGGTGGTGGAATCCTGGCCGCCGCTAAACAGCACCAGTGCGGTATCAGTTGCTAACATATGAAACTTTCTGTAAATCTTATCAGGGACGCCATCCACTGTACCAATCCGGTAACATGTGGACATGAACATTAAGGCAGGACCACGAATTTTGGCACAAGTAGCGAGAAATGTATTGCGGCGCATGGCGGTGGGCGCGGCCGCCCTGCTCCTCCCGCTGGCCGCCTGGGCGGCCGAGGGGCTGCACTACAATGTGCGCATTCAGGCGCCCGGCGAACTGGAAACGCTGCTGGAGCAGAACCTGGACTTGCTGCGCTTCCGCGGCAATGCGCGCATGGACCGCGACCAGCTGCAGCGCCTGGTGCGCACCGCGCCCGAACAGATCCGCACCCTGGTCGCCACGGCCGGCTACTACTCGCCCGTACTCAGCGTGCGCGTCGACACGCCGGAAGCCACGCCGACGGTGGTGGTCGAAGTGCAGCCGGGCGAACCGGTGCGCGTGGGCGAAGTCGAGATCGTCCTCGAAGGTTTCGCCAGCAGCGGCGGCGAGGCTTTCGATAAGGAAGCGCTGAAGGCCGGCTGGACCCTGCCCGCAGGCGCCGTCTTCCGCCAGGACGAGTGGGAAACGGCCAAGCGCAGCATCCTGCGCCAGCTGATGCAGACCCGCTATCCGCGCGCCCAGCTCAGCGAAAGCCAGGCCACCGTCGATCCCGACACCCACCAGGCGCTGCTGCACCTGGTGCTCGACAGCGGCCCGGAAATGCGCTTCGGCGAATTGCGCATCGAAGGCTTGCGCCGCTATCCGGAATCGGTGGTGCGCAACCTGAACCAGATCCATCCCGGCGACTACTACAACGAGGCGGCGCTGCAGGCCTACCAGGCGCGCCTGCAGGACACCGGCTATTTCAGCGGCGTGGAAGTGAGCGCCGATATGTCGGCCGTGATCGGCGAGCAGCTGGAAGCGGCCGAAGCGCGCCAGGAAGGCCAGCCCCAGCCCACGGCCGCCAGCGCCATGGCGCCCTTGCCGCTGCTGGTGCGCGTGAGCGAGAACAAGCGCCGCAACGCCAGCGTGGGTCTGGGTTTCAGCACCAATACCGGCGCCCGCACCCAGGTCAACTACGACGATCTGTCGGTGTTCGGCCTGAAGATGAAAAGCGCGCTGACGCTGGAAACCAAGCGCCAGACGGCGCGCACGGATTTCTACTTCCCCACCACCGCCGACGGCTATAACGACAGCTTCGGCGCGGCCGTCGAACGCAACGATATCCAGGGCGAGATCACGCGCACCGCCTCCGTGCAGGGCAAGCGTGCCTGGGGCACGCCAAGGCTGGAGCGCAGCATCAGCCTGCAGTACCTGACCGAATCGAAATCGATCGACCATATTCCCACCAGCCGCAGCCAGAGCTTGCCGCTGACCTATGCCGTCACCTGGCGCAAGCTGGATAATCTGCTGTTCCCGAGCAAGGGCTATGTGCTGAACGCGCAGCTGGGCGGCGCCCTGCTGCCGCTGCTGACCGACGAACCTTTCGTGCGCAGCACGGTGCGCGGCATCACCTACCTCCCGCTCAACAGCAAGAGCAGCGTCATCCTGCGCGGCGAAGTGGGCGTGCTCGCTTCGCGCAAGAAGGATGGCGTGCCGACCACCTTCCTGTTCCGCGCCGGCGGCGACAACTCGGTGCGCGGCTACGCCTACCAGGAACTGGGCGTGCGCGAAGGCGAGGCCACGGTGGGCGGGCGCTATCTGGCCACCGCCAGCGCCGAATACCAGTACTGGTTCAAGCCCGCCTGGGGCGGCGCCGTGTTCTACGACGCGGGCAATGCGGCCGACTCGCCGAAATCGATCCAT
This region includes:
- a CDS encoding HD domain-containing phosphohydrolase, with the protein product MSFLTSATPKLAPWKILLVDDEPDIHDITKLTLSRFRLDGRGLTFVHAYSGAEAKEVLARESDIALVFLDVVMEKEDSGLEVARWMREELDNQFTRIVLRTGQPGQAPEERVIVNYDINDYKEKTELDRTKLFTTTFAALRAYRDIMKVEEARRQQLNYREGLERVIAASAHIFQQRNLKDFASGLLQQVVALLRLEKSMLLRLRAATAITGEQDYEILAQIGADAEPLLTPELLAQLNVAERNRISRILGDTYVGYFPNTSGKASLLVLKGVDEISEIDAKLLEVFCSGVAIAFDNILLNQEITDTQAELILRLGDVVESRSNEAGNHVRRMAEICQMLGQAGGLPDDETAVLTHAAPMHDIGKIATPDAVLLKPGKLDAAEWEIMKQHPAVGLSILDGSQRPILKAAAVIAHQHHEKYDGSGYPQGLKGENIHLYARIVAVADVFDALMHKRCYKDAWPVEQVIGHLREVAGHHLDPKYVELLIQNMDRALAINERFPD
- a CDS encoding GAF domain-containing sensor histidine kinase encodes the protein MESRLRRLEAVQSMLLEIGQQSVSCTDIALFLQAVHAALGRIMYAANFYVALNDRDGEDNSVRFVYFVDVLDDAPDPGQLVKLASPEQSPTAWVILNRQPLVMTAEEHISRESGGAFGQGTVAEHWMGCPLLDQNHQILGAIVIQSYDAAHTYSEEDQALFALIANYVSSALQGLQSMDRLERAVRERTLRLEHEVAERRRAENLQRALYEIASLSASASDAGVLYRRLHEIISELVTARNFLIALYHPDSAEISIPYFVDEKDAEAPVKRFHYGIGMSSYILQRKQAQLLDGPAYAVLRAAGEIDEPLGNEDIRSWMGAPMLLGDRAYGVIIVQSYDASVLYSQADLDILAFMASHVAVAIARMQADRAIRRAKDTLEEQNAALNTALTQLQEAQSELVRQEKLASLGRLVAGVAHEINTPLGICVTATSHLVQELKLTKEDLAAGQLDEDGLNAFFDTIDQSLRIMTTNTQRAAALVRSFKQVAVDQSSDNIRNFHLRKYLDEVLLSLQPKLKGKPIKVEVDCPGDIQLDSFPGAISQIVTNMVMNSLVHGFEEGQSGSIKISGRSDGEHIQFDYSDDGIGMDSSLLGQLFDPFFTTKRGSGGSGLGAHILYNLVTGPLGGTIKVVSAPGMGLHYHLRFPRDQRKKPA
- a CDS encoding CHASE domain-containing protein — its product is MDKPAHPSLRDRLLHGLLRPGVLAALVLAVCSATTCALWLGARADAEREAETDFNHRVRELINSMAQRMQTYVQVLYGVQGLFASSGSVDREAFRIYLAGQELNQHFPGVQGVGFMRWVPGSEREAHIAAVRAEGFPEYAITPAGIRPQYAPVLYLEPFSGSNLRAFGFDPMSEPMRRMALEQARDSGLPAMTGRLRLVQEKQEPAQAGFLVLLPVYRKGMPQQTLAQRRAAIEGWVYAPFRMGDLMAGIGGERGASLDVEIYDGNSVDPAQRMYDSAAGEPAATARQTTQQISVASHRWTVRIAALPESYSLRDEKTQLIGIAGLMLSVLMALLAWLLAQSRARAGLALHHSRELAAELQEGQASMQALADSAQRSQAMLRSILDSTIDGILVDDCRGTVLNVNRRFRQLWNVPEQMDWQNDGPILMAHVAGQLDQAEPFLEAGKQPHRDSEERQALLHLKDGRVIEQFTRTLRLGSGQARLWSFRDITERTQIDQREQTRRQVLELLATGAPLSTILESVVLGIEADNPAMLCSILLLDAEGRRLLLGAAPSLPAFFNAAVHGQPVMLGNGSCGQAVATNCRVIVENIQTDPLWLRHRDLARRAGLGACWSDPIRSSSGAVLGAFAIYSRLPQRPSAANITLIEQAAHLAGIAIEQAQAAQALRVEEARFRSLYDNAPVALWEQDWSDVRARLVELEMSGVEDIPAYLHNNPSQLRHLASLVRITDVNAAALQQVGALPGHKDLSALSLAQNFDHSALPAFARALTALAQGAHLFACESSFRRLDGVGRQNELTLLVMPGHAHSLDFVIVSTVDITERKRLNDELLLLATTDFLTGLPNRREFMARLDDEQARLQRDVGERTAVVMLDLDHFKRINDEHGHAAGDAVLRHLATQMRDSQRKIDMLGRVGGEEFAVLLPGADLAAAASYAERLRQRIASTPLLLGEQEFTVTVSVGIAAMDALDASGDAALIRADKALYRAKRGGRNRVEVAGRDSVAAEAGADAGGETGGAAAKEADRPEPPPAASA
- the queC gene encoding 7-cyano-7-deazaguanine synthase QueC — encoded protein: MLATDTALVLFSGGQDSTTCLAWALERYQRVETIGFDYGQRHAIELTVRPSLLEQMRAHKPQWAQRLGEDHMIDLSLISALSQTAMTEDIEIVMQENGLPNTFVPGRNLLFMTVAATLAYRRGLTVLVGGMCETDFSGYPDCRDDTMKALQVALNLGMDTRLKLETPLMWLDKSQTWELAQSLGGTGLVDMIRASTHTCYKGERGALHDWGYGCGTCPACELRARGYRQFAAAAASKPA
- a CDS encoding autotransporter assembly complex family protein, coding for MAQVARNVLRRMAVGAAALLLPLAAWAAEGLHYNVRIQAPGELETLLEQNLDLLRFRGNARMDRDQLQRLVRTAPEQIRTLVATAGYYSPVLSVRVDTPEATPTVVVEVQPGEPVRVGEVEIVLEGFASSGGEAFDKEALKAGWTLPAGAVFRQDEWETAKRSILRQLMQTRYPRAQLSESQATVDPDTHQALLHLVLDSGPEMRFGELRIEGLRRYPESVVRNLNQIHPGDYYNEAALQAYQARLQDTGYFSGVEVSADMSAVIGEQLEAAEARQEGQPQPTAASAMAPLPLLVRVSENKRRNASVGLGFSTNTGARTQVNYDDLSVFGLKMKSALTLETKRQTARTDFYFPTTADGYNDSFGAAVERNDIQGEITRTASVQGKRAWGTPRLERSISLQYLTESKSIDHIPTSRSQSLPLTYAVTWRKLDNLLFPSKGYVLNAQLGGALLPLLTDEPFVRSTVRGITYLPLNSKSSVILRGEVGVLASRKKDGVPTTFLFRAGGDNSVRGYAYQELGVREGEATVGGRYLATASAEYQYWFKPAWGGAVFYDAGNAADSPKSIHPKSGYGVGVRYKSPVGPINVDFAYGHATRKMRIHFSLGFTF